A single genomic interval of Suncus etruscus isolate mSunEtr1 chromosome 12, mSunEtr1.pri.cur, whole genome shotgun sequence harbors:
- the IL1R2 gene encoding interleukin-1 receptor type 2: MQSCRLKGVGPKIFPSCILQLVLRTMFILLFWVTAVSAFTIPPEEPTVTANKCQFSGKHFKDYFRVEGEPVILRCPQMYRFLWPSDQTHVNLTWHRNDSAQLVPMAEDAHTQVKDGVLKFLPVSQRDSGTYICTLRNASHCDEMSLELQVFEKTDASLPLISYPQFLTSSESGLLNCPDLREFKHNKKDFKIQWYKDSILLDQDNKKFLSMEGTTRLIIVNVTVEDEGYYTCVMAFVHEGLHYNVSRVINLKVNEKTEQAIPVFISPHPTILTSLGSKLTIPCKVSLGLGATTRIMLLWMANNTNIEMAYPGGRISQGSRREYKENNENYIEVPLIFDPVEREDLSMDFKCIVISALNIQKLHTTVKEAATFSWMIALAPLSLVLLALFGIWMHRLYKQRTGKSYIWTVLKPAVKSFNGLSEIKEIK, translated from the exons GTTAAAGGGTGTTGGACCCAAAATCTTTCCTTCCTGTATCCTTCAGCTGGTGTTGAGAACAATGTTTATTCTCCTGTTTTGGGTGACTGCTGTTTCTGCTTTTACTATTCCACCAGAAGAACCCACAG TGACTGCAAATAAGTGCCAATTTAGTGGCAAGCATTTCAAAGACTACTTCAGGGTGGAAGGGGAGCCTGTGATCTTGAGATGCCCCCAGATGTATAGATTTCTGTGGCCCTCCGACCAGACCCATGTCAACCTGACATGGCATAGAAATGATTCTGCTCAGCTGGTCCCAATGGCAGAAGATGCCCATACCCAAGTGAAAGATGGTGTTCTCAAGTTCTTGCCTGTTTCACAGCGGGACTCTGGCACCTACATCTGCACTCTCAG AAATGCCTCTCACTGTGACGAGATGTCCTTGGAACTGCAGGTGTTTGAGAAGACAGATGCTTCCCTGCCTTTAATATCATACCCACAGTTTCTCACGAGCTCAGAGTCGGGTCTCCTGAACTGCCCTGATCTCAGAGAATTCAAACATAACAAAAAGGACTTCAAGATTCAGTGGTACAAG GATTCTATCCTTTTGGATCAAGACAACAAGAAGTTTTTAAGTATGGAGGGAACCACTCGTTTAATCATAGTCAATGTGACTGTGGAGGATGAAGGCTATTATACCTGTGTCATGGCGTTTGTTCACGAAGGCCTGCACTACAACGTCTCCAGGGTTATTAATCTGAAAGTCAACG aaaAGACAGAGCAGGCGattcctgtttttatttctccCCATCCGACCATTCTGACTTCACTGG GGTCCAAACTGACGATCCCATGTAAGGTGTCCCTTGGTTTGGGTGCTACAACGAGAATCATGCTGTTATGGATGGCCAACAACACCAACATAGAAATGGCTTACCCGGGAGGTCGCATCAGTCAGGGCTCGCGTAG ggaatataaagaaaataatgaaaactacATTGAAGTGCCACTCATTTTTGATCCAGTGGAAAGAGAGGATTTGAGCATGGATTTCAAATGCATTGTCATCAGTGCACTGAATATTCAGAAGCTACATACCACAGTTAAAGAAG CTGCCACATTCTCCTGGatgattgctctggccccactgtcACTGGTCCTCTTGGCTCTGTTTGGAATATGGATGCACAGATTGTATAAACAAAGAACTGGAAAATCATATATTTGGACTGTGTTAAAACCTGCTGTCAAGAGTTTCAATGGCTTAAGTGAAATAAAGGAAATCAAGTAG